A single region of the Halorussus gelatinilyticus genome encodes:
- a CDS encoding DNA-binding protein, translated as MSSKNASSKVVSVDEQAYEQDERTIEDKDEFEVVEETPELRATVQMEIQAKVDANHPDGLLDTSDERMRGVTLEQEECIRAREEELAYISAKAKLSRQDGRAERTQEVAAKGSTERRRTFEKRAASVNPLVDPDRPDPREELTRAELAAVNEQTRRIAERLPGWSRAAISRRLAERVVEGAELVSAVVGVSEELRRARGHVIPIADVSEVNRREVSIVGTVSQLWSPSHHRISQVGLLEDETGRVKFTTWTKSDQPMVREGEEVEFRSVAKNWYEGRCSVALTGWSSVHFPERGRWWE; from the coding sequence ATGTCAAGTAAGAACGCGAGTAGCAAGGTCGTTTCGGTCGATGAACAGGCGTACGAACAGGACGAGCGAACAATCGAAGACAAGGACGAGTTCGAGGTCGTCGAGGAGACCCCGGAACTGCGGGCGACGGTGCAGATGGAGATTCAAGCGAAGGTGGATGCGAACCACCCGGACGGACTGCTGGACACGAGCGACGAGCGAATGAGAGGCGTGACCCTCGAACAGGAAGAGTGCATCAGAGCACGAGAGGAAGAACTGGCGTACATCAGCGCCAAAGCGAAACTCAGTCGCCAAGACGGTCGTGCAGAACGGACTCAAGAAGTAGCAGCGAAAGGAAGCACGGAGAGACGGCGGACGTTCGAGAAGCGAGCGGCGAGTGTGAATCCGCTTGTGGACCCGGACCGGCCGGACCCACGCGAGGAGTTGACGCGAGCGGAGCTGGCGGCGGTGAACGAGCAGACGAGGCGGATCGCCGAGCGACTACCGGGGTGGTCGAGGGCGGCGATTAGTCGGCGACTGGCCGAGCGCGTGGTCGAAGGTGCAGAACTGGTGAGCGCGGTCGTTGGCGTGTCCGAAGAACTACGGCGAGCACGGGGGCACGTGATTCCAATCGCAGACGTTAGCGAGGTGAATCGGCGGGAAGTGAGCATCGTGGGGACGGTGAGCCAACTGTGGAGTCCGAGCCACCACCGGATTTCGCAAGTCGGACTCCTAGAAGACGAGACGGGACGGGTCAAGTTCACAACGTGGACGAAGAGTGACCAACCAATGGTTCGAGAGGGCGAGGAGGTCGAATTCCGGAGTGTGGCCAAAAACTGGTACGAAGGACGATGCTCGGTCGCGCTCACGGGCTGGAGCAGTGTCCATTTCCCTGAGCGCGGTCGGTGGTGGGAGTAG
- a CDS encoding PQQ-binding-like beta-propeller repeat protein, which produces MQRRQVLATLGSTAVAGCASLPSIQSSQADSSPTEPLPGESDESWAQFGRTAAHPGRNTDVTIDTPEIRWQTTLPAGVTVPAIVGETVFVSGGIFNDRNEDYAAGGVYAFDRETGNEKWKTALPALGGGFAGCPPTVYEGSIYVGDAGEHYFHALDARTGEKRWHLDLGGSVNEAIPVTNDRVCFVQQEAVIAVDTAGEERWRYTNDGHVFLAEPAIADGKVYVGSVYDQQNQSESEDNTLSLLAALDVETGDVRWTDQHGENFHSLVVDRDTLFASDTRAVYAVEATTGTKRWRHVIEDFGLGELAVGDKRVFVADGQELRALSREDGSEQWQFAVEEGYLRTTPVVIDGAVVVTSDHPQSPSTDATTYALDTETGKPRWTYKQPGNMGYSATAVGDALYLPVYRSSGNTGSTMTVLEAEQ; this is translated from the coding sequence ATGCAGCGCAGACAGGTCCTCGCGACTCTCGGTAGTACGGCCGTTGCTGGCTGTGCGTCTCTTCCCTCCATTCAGTCCTCTCAAGCAGACTCGTCGCCGACCGAACCATTACCCGGCGAGAGCGACGAGTCCTGGGCACAGTTCGGGCGAACTGCCGCCCATCCCGGCCGGAATACGGACGTTACCATCGATACCCCAGAAATCCGCTGGCAGACCACCCTTCCTGCAGGCGTGACAGTCCCAGCAATCGTCGGCGAGACGGTGTTCGTCAGTGGCGGCATCTTCAACGACCGAAACGAGGACTACGCCGCAGGCGGCGTGTACGCCTTCGACCGCGAGACGGGCAACGAGAAGTGGAAAACGGCCCTTCCAGCGCTCGGCGGCGGGTTCGCGGGGTGTCCGCCGACGGTCTACGAGGGCTCGATTTACGTCGGTGACGCTGGGGAGCATTATTTCCACGCGCTCGATGCTCGGACTGGCGAGAAACGGTGGCATCTTGACCTCGGCGGATCAGTCAACGAGGCGATTCCTGTAACGAACGACCGCGTTTGCTTCGTCCAACAGGAGGCCGTCATCGCCGTCGATACAGCGGGCGAGGAGCGCTGGCGCTACACGAACGATGGTCACGTCTTCCTCGCTGAGCCAGCTATCGCTGACGGGAAGGTGTACGTCGGGTCCGTCTACGACCAGCAAAATCAGTCCGAGAGTGAAGATAATACGTTGTCGCTCCTCGCGGCACTCGATGTCGAAACAGGCGACGTTCGCTGGACGGACCAGCACGGAGAGAACTTCCACAGTCTCGTCGTGGACAGAGATACCCTGTTCGCGTCCGATACGCGCGCCGTCTACGCTGTCGAGGCTACGACGGGAACCAAGCGCTGGCGACACGTCATCGAGGACTTCGGCCTCGGAGAACTCGCCGTCGGCGACAAGAGAGTATTCGTCGCGGACGGCCAAGAGCTTCGAGCGCTTTCGCGCGAGGATGGGAGCGAGCAGTGGCAGTTCGCAGTCGAGGAGGGATACCTGCGAACGACGCCGGTCGTCATCGACGGTGCAGTGGTGGTAACGTCCGATCATCCACAGTCTCCCTCGACCGACGCGACGACCTACGCGCTCGATACCGAGACGGGAAAGCCTCGTTGGACGTACAAACAGCCGGGGAACATGGGGTATTCCGCGACTGCTGTCGGGGATGCACTGTATCTCCCGGTGTATCGGAGTAGTGGGAACACAGGGTCGACGATGACTGTCTTAGAGGCCGAACAGTAA
- a CDS encoding ATP-binding protein, with protein sequence MGDRRADWQTRLTPYAQFRTDDADVQPPLTSVAETLATTETLATTETPVVFQVLLQPKPDWTTEADLRRRRLQRGEEESFMGRLVTGLFVSNETTADEPRDLPPEVQRRLDELNEKETRHSFSVNARAIAVTDPGQHPPRVTKDLRTALESVGHSCYQLDAETHEVACYGLQLDRLSAEDVSALDLLDAVRERTFRNTPTGLQTRLPGWGRSSPELVADPREVPSFCVLGGASLTSNAKRALDLTPGEQTSLSRPATDRLTPYYELGLTLGYALTQDGRKATDPIALPPDLQAMHAVWFGKTGSGKTTSLITGMLDNYEANRGPSILIEPKGDGMPVEYLRAHYTTYGTLDNVYYFECADVLPALSFFDIRPQLAVGIDRATAVQDVVDHYVEVLIGIMGRERFERAVRSPDIIRYLVKALFDPVHGSDAFTHRDLQQAATQMAETRDAPPVTDDDLAALLGGIVTNSKRSFDELLQGVHNRIEKIPVDDRLATLFNHVPTEDSDADSRFDFFDVLDENAVVIVDTSQLRKKSRRAFTLVLLSNLWTALRRRQAYRTTDYTQHTADREAGHTTTRTETDGGPNSDELPLVNLYIEEAADVAASGLMTDLLAQSRGFGLSVTLAMQFPAQVRSADTEAYAELLNNVSTIVTGNVAVDPDLEKRLATDEMPPSEVGNRLRALRRGQWFVSLPAKFGDPEPRPFLVSSAPLPAGHPEGDDPLSETQALAFDALLDVVRDRTRLDHGLEVRDRKRPTADTTAKADSISQSSNDQLPADESSSSTAPTTVTRVDSALPFTKRLPTCIKYDAETHAIVCTGCSNRHAATRTGVRRGIECCSSLDRVDRDEIPIADVPVTLSESEREASEYTDRQLCFLQAVYSAHQGEYDPDLEYDTCWDSMLRLQEYVGIESDAVQELVDAGLLAVDCDHPHRLYTVTAEGRSEIQAAHREGVAYGHGVGDLGESTLHRVMVEFGRRYVEDAYADDAESAVVEVVPYYELDDGHRLDVVGLNEEGEVCVVVEAERSNHDILRAVPDDYDKMADFDPEDAIWITKNREGAHDVLDALNDPPTGGVRVEKTYSRSSPPQAFRLDAPGCTQIHTLRYVRETLLGLEPPE encoded by the coding sequence ATGGGCGACCGGCGTGCGGACTGGCAGACGCGCCTCACCCCATATGCGCAGTTCCGAACTGACGACGCCGACGTGCAGCCACCGCTCACGAGTGTCGCCGAGACGCTTGCAACCACCGAGACGCTTGCAACCACCGAGACGCCTGTCGTCTTTCAGGTCCTCCTGCAACCAAAGCCCGATTGGACGACCGAGGCCGACCTGCGTCGTCGGCGTCTACAGCGCGGCGAGGAAGAGTCGTTCATGGGCCGTCTCGTCACGGGGCTGTTCGTTTCCAACGAGACAACCGCCGACGAACCTCGTGACCTCCCGCCCGAGGTCCAGCGACGACTCGACGAACTCAACGAGAAAGAGACGCGCCATTCGTTCAGCGTGAACGCTCGTGCGATCGCGGTCACCGACCCCGGCCAGCATCCGCCACGAGTCACGAAGGACCTTCGGACGGCGCTCGAATCAGTCGGCCACTCGTGCTACCAACTCGACGCCGAAACCCACGAGGTAGCCTGCTACGGCCTCCAGTTGGATAGACTGTCCGCAGAGGACGTTTCTGCACTCGACCTTCTCGATGCTGTCCGCGAACGGACGTTCCGAAATACGCCGACAGGACTGCAAACACGGCTTCCCGGATGGGGCCGAAGTAGTCCTGAACTCGTTGCAGATCCGCGCGAAGTCCCAAGTTTCTGCGTTCTCGGGGGAGCCAGCCTTACGTCGAATGCGAAGCGAGCGCTCGACCTGACGCCGGGCGAGCAGACCTCGCTTTCGCGGCCAGCGACCGACCGCTTGACACCCTACTACGAGTTGGGATTGACGCTTGGATATGCGCTCACCCAAGACGGCAGGAAGGCGACGGACCCGATTGCACTTCCGCCGGACCTTCAAGCCATGCATGCTGTCTGGTTCGGAAAGACTGGTTCGGGGAAGACGACCTCGCTCATCACGGGAATGCTGGATAATTACGAGGCGAATCGAGGTCCCTCGATTCTCATCGAACCGAAAGGCGACGGGATGCCGGTCGAGTACCTTCGGGCGCACTACACGACGTACGGCACGCTCGACAACGTCTACTACTTCGAGTGCGCTGACGTGCTACCTGCGCTCTCGTTTTTCGACATTCGGCCACAGCTCGCCGTGGGTATCGACCGTGCGACTGCCGTCCAAGACGTGGTCGACCACTACGTCGAGGTCCTCATCGGCATCATGGGTCGGGAGCGTTTCGAGCGTGCGGTTCGCTCTCCCGATATCATTCGTTATCTCGTCAAGGCCCTCTTCGACCCGGTTCATGGCTCAGACGCATTCACTCATCGCGACCTCCAACAAGCCGCAACCCAGATGGCGGAAACTCGGGATGCTCCACCGGTCACCGACGACGACCTCGCGGCCCTCCTCGGCGGGATCGTCACGAACAGCAAGCGCTCGTTCGACGAACTCCTGCAGGGTGTTCACAACCGCATCGAGAAGATCCCCGTGGACGACCGACTCGCGACGCTGTTCAATCACGTGCCCACCGAGGACTCCGATGCAGACTCGCGCTTCGATTTCTTCGACGTTCTCGACGAGAATGCGGTCGTCATCGTGGATACGAGCCAACTCCGCAAAAAGAGTCGCCGGGCGTTCACGCTCGTCTTGCTCTCGAACCTCTGGACGGCGCTCCGTCGCCGCCAAGCCTATCGGACGACCGATTACACCCAACACACTGCAGACCGTGAGGCGGGCCACACGACCACGAGAACGGAAACTGATGGTGGACCCAACTCAGATGAACTCCCGCTGGTCAACCTTTACATCGAGGAGGCCGCCGATGTCGCGGCTTCGGGATTAATGACGGACCTCCTCGCGCAGTCTCGTGGCTTCGGGTTGTCGGTGACACTCGCGATGCAGTTTCCCGCGCAGGTCCGCTCGGCGGATACGGAAGCGTACGCAGAACTCCTGAACAACGTCTCGACTATCGTCACCGGGAACGTCGCGGTCGACCCCGACTTGGAGAAGCGACTGGCGACCGACGAGATGCCACCGAGCGAGGTCGGGAATCGACTACGGGCGCTTCGTCGCGGCCAATGGTTCGTGAGCCTACCCGCGAAGTTCGGTGACCCCGAGCCGAGACCATTTCTGGTGTCGTCTGCGCCACTTCCGGCTGGCCATCCCGAAGGTGACGACCCGCTTTCGGAAACGCAGGCGCTCGCGTTCGACGCACTCCTCGACGTTGTGCGCGACCGAACACGACTTGACCACGGCTTGGAGGTGCGAGACCGGAAACGCCCTACTGCGGACACGACTGCGAAAGCAGATTCGATTTCACAGTCGAGCAACGACCAGTTGCCTGCCGACGAGTCCTCCTCATCGACGGCTCCGACGACTGTGACGCGAGTAGACTCGGCCCTCCCGTTCACGAAGCGCCTCCCGACGTGTATCAAGTACGACGCTGAGACCCACGCTATCGTCTGTACGGGCTGTTCGAATCGACACGCCGCGACACGGACGGGGGTCCGCCGTGGAATCGAATGCTGTTCGAGTCTCGACCGTGTTGACCGAGACGAAATTCCGATTGCGGATGTTCCCGTGACGCTCTCTGAAAGCGAGCGTGAGGCCAGCGAGTACACCGACCGCCAACTCTGCTTCCTCCAAGCTGTCTACTCTGCGCATCAAGGCGAGTACGACCCCGACTTGGAGTACGATACCTGCTGGGACAGCATGCTTCGCTTGCAGGAATACGTCGGTATCGAGTCTGATGCCGTTCAGGAGTTGGTCGATGCTGGCCTACTAGCCGTCGACTGCGACCATCCCCACCGTCTGTACACAGTCACCGCCGAGGGACGTTCGGAGATTCAGGCCGCTCACCGCGAGGGCGTCGCCTATGGTCACGGGGTTGGCGACCTCGGAGAATCGACGCTCCATCGCGTGATGGTCGAGTTCGGCCGTCGGTACGTCGAAGACGCGTACGCCGACGACGCAGAATCGGCGGTGGTTGAGGTCGTCCCCTACTACGAACTTGATGATGGGCATCGTTTGGACGTGGTCGGACTCAACGAGGAGGGCGAGGTCTGTGTCGTCGTTGAGGCCGAGCGCTCGAATCACGATATTCTACGGGCCGTGCCGGACGACTACGATAAGATGGCCGATTTCGACCCCGAGGATGCAATCTGGATCACGAAGAACCGCGAAGGCGCACACGACGTGCTGGACGCGCTGAACGACCCGCCAACTGGCGGCGTCCGAGTGGAGAAGACGTACAGTCGGTCGTCGCCACCTCAAGCGTTCCGTCTCGACGCGCCCGGCTGTACCCAGATTCACACCCTTCGATACGTCCGCGAGACGCTCCTCGGGCTTGAGCCTCCAGAATAG
- a CDS encoding DUF4352 domain-containing protein: protein MKQSLTLVALLMTIDGMDGSDSSRRGILIGVGAALTGGFLLPHTESKASSKKFEEQTATTTTSQSRVPPGTTPSEIVPVGKRATVVSEDGSEQITYWIENGARFEYFRVGDERVTPDPGEEFLQVLVSAHNESQQGAIIDSDHFEVVTSSGQAYEPDEDLMLDFDDTFYIEDIDPQITKTRSVFFEIAPDKRPVWLKIGPGFADDGESVYFSLPDETGITTTTA, encoded by the coding sequence GTGAAACAGTCACTTACTTTGGTAGCGTTGTTGATGACCATAGACGGAATGGATGGGTCAGACTCGTCGCGTCGAGGAATACTAATAGGAGTAGGAGCGGCACTCACTGGTGGATTCCTTCTTCCCCATACCGAGAGCAAAGCAAGTTCCAAGAAGTTCGAAGAACAAACAGCAACGACAACGACAAGCCAGTCAAGAGTTCCACCTGGGACAACACCGTCAGAGATTGTCCCAGTAGGTAAGCGAGCGACTGTCGTCAGCGAGGATGGGAGTGAGCAGATTACTTACTGGATTGAGAATGGCGCTCGATTCGAATACTTTCGAGTGGGAGACGAACGGGTGACTCCTGACCCTGGCGAGGAGTTCCTGCAAGTTCTAGTGAGCGCGCATAACGAAAGCCAGCAAGGGGCGATAATTGACTCAGACCATTTCGAGGTCGTGACATCAAGTGGGCAGGCGTATGAGCCGGATGAGGATCTGATGCTTGACTTCGATGACACTTTTTATATTGAGGATATCGACCCGCAGATAACGAAGACACGCAGTGTCTTCTTTGAGATTGCTCCGGATAAAAGACCGGTGTGGCTAAAAATCGGCCCAGGATTTGCTGATGACGGTGAGTCGGTCTATTTTTCGCTTCCAGACGAAACCGGGATCACTACGACAACTGCTTAA
- a CDS encoding phage NrS-1 polymerase family protein has translation MNRQRIRGYLSAFEGTGTRTDMTTLPTTADLPESLHEYDQWICWREQARGSKPTKVPVDPQNGQYASATDSATWTSFEEARLYADGESVDGLGFVFTDGDPFVGVDLDDARDSEKETPTEWAEEIIDDLDSYTEVSPSGTGYHVLVEGELPPGRNRRGSVEIYETARFFTMTGERVHGTRGGIEARSEELRGVYASHLADEHDDESDSEPAAVEIAKFYEDGETESNEESDSGLGSDLSDEDLLERARSAANGAKFERLWRGDTHGYDSHSEADMALACLLAFWTGGNTTQMDRLFRQSGLMREKFDAVHYANGRTYGEVTLARARNVTNEHFSPKTGRAKESGDSTDAQSESEPESIEVEADPTEKAQTPDVTIEPDSLTERERARIETITSLERQLRDVERERDRLQDERNRARHRLEAVARGQRQTGPKRGFLGRLSQRLFN, from the coding sequence GTGAACCGCCAGCGTATCCGAGGGTATCTCTCTGCGTTCGAGGGAACTGGCACGCGAACCGATATGACGACACTTCCAACAACAGCTGACCTTCCAGAATCACTTCACGAGTACGACCAGTGGATTTGCTGGCGTGAGCAGGCCCGTGGGTCGAAACCAACCAAAGTCCCGGTCGACCCACAGAACGGGCAATATGCCTCGGCAACTGATTCAGCGACATGGACGAGTTTCGAGGAGGCCCGATTGTACGCGGACGGCGAGTCTGTCGATGGGCTGGGCTTCGTGTTCACGGACGGGGATCCCTTCGTCGGTGTCGACCTCGACGACGCGCGTGACTCCGAGAAAGAAACTCCAACCGAGTGGGCCGAGGAAATCATCGACGACCTCGATTCGTACACCGAGGTCAGTCCGTCCGGAACTGGCTATCACGTTCTCGTGGAGGGCGAACTGCCGCCCGGCCGGAACCGGCGCGGGAGCGTCGAAATCTACGAGACGGCTCGTTTCTTCACCATGACCGGCGAGCGCGTCCACGGTACCCGCGGCGGCATCGAAGCACGGAGCGAGGAGCTTCGTGGAGTGTACGCAAGCCACCTCGCAGACGAGCACGATGATGAATCTGACTCCGAACCGGCGGCTGTGGAAATAGCGAAATTCTACGAGGACGGCGAAACCGAGAGCAACGAGGAGTCTGACTCAGGGTTGGGTTCTGATCTCTCGGACGAGGACCTTCTCGAACGCGCACGGTCGGCGGCGAACGGCGCGAAGTTCGAGCGACTCTGGCGGGGCGACACCCACGGCTACGACAGTCATTCTGAAGCGGATATGGCGCTCGCGTGTCTCCTCGCGTTCTGGACGGGCGGGAATACGACTCAGATGGACCGGCTGTTCAGACAGTCAGGGTTGATGCGCGAGAAGTTCGACGCGGTCCACTACGCCAACGGCCGCACCTACGGCGAGGTGACCCTCGCTCGTGCGAGGAACGTGACGAACGAACACTTCTCACCGAAGACAGGTCGTGCTAAAGAAAGCGGGGACTCGACAGATGCTCAGTCCGAGTCCGAACCGGAATCGATCGAGGTGGAAGCGGACCCGACCGAAAAGGCCCAGACGCCCGACGTGACCATCGAACCGGATAGCCTAACTGAGCGCGAACGAGCCCGTATCGAGACGATTACTAGTCTTGAGCGTCAGCTCCGTGATGTAGAGCGAGAGCGCGATAGGCTTCAAGATGAACGGAACCGCGCACGTCATCGGTTGGAAGCAGTTGCACGTGGGCAACGACAGACTGGCCCCAAAAGGGGATTTTTAGGCCGTCTCAGCCAGCGACTTTTTAATTAA
- a CDS encoding CPBP family intramembrane glutamic endopeptidase — protein sequence MTQQSQRLRVFLRGSALAVGAFGIGQIVVFIAALAFQSVGIPAVTNPTMRVAVGVVFLQGVTFGGIALLYLRYGDRSVEFLRVRLPTVRDALVAVGGVVGLFALLATARVASSLLGVQTATNQVAEIGKESPEIFLLLVPLSYLLIGPGEELLYRGVIQGTFAEWFGTTRAIVLASSLFAVVHVFSLSGPGKLTYVVIVFGLALVLGALYEYTDNLLVPAFVHGTYNAVQFAVAYLLATGQVAA from the coding sequence ATGACACAGCAATCACAGCGACTCCGAGTCTTCCTGCGCGGGTCGGCGCTCGCGGTCGGTGCGTTCGGCATCGGGCAAATCGTCGTCTTCATCGCCGCGCTCGCTTTCCAGTCGGTCGGGATTCCGGCGGTGACGAACCCGACGATGCGGGTCGCGGTCGGCGTCGTCTTCCTCCAAGGCGTGACGTTCGGCGGTATCGCGCTCCTCTACCTGCGATACGGCGACCGGAGCGTCGAGTTCCTGCGAGTCCGACTCCCGACCGTCCGGGACGCGCTGGTCGCCGTGGGCGGCGTCGTCGGTTTGTTCGCGCTCTTGGCGACGGCGCGAGTTGCCTCGTCGTTGTTGGGCGTCCAGACCGCCACGAACCAGGTCGCGGAGATCGGGAAAGAGTCCCCCGAGATTTTCCTCCTGCTGGTCCCGCTCTCGTATCTGCTCATCGGTCCCGGCGAGGAACTGCTGTACCGGGGCGTCATTCAAGGGACGTTCGCCGAGTGGTTCGGCACGACACGCGCGATAGTGCTGGCGAGCAGTCTCTTCGCCGTCGTCCACGTCTTCTCGTTGTCCGGGCCGGGCAAACTGACCTACGTCGTCATCGTCTTCGGTCTCGCGCTCGTGCTGGGCGCGCTCTACGAGTACACCGACAACCTGCTCGTCCCGGCGTTCGTCCACGGCACGTACAACGCGGTCCAGTTCGCGGTCGCGTACCTGCTGGCGACGGGGCAAGTGGCGGCGTAG
- a CDS encoding type II/IV secretion system ATPase subunit, whose amino-acid sequence MTDSQGRAADAAGTGDPPTGDSSLGRVPPPKPPDDADAWYAPEVRSQYELHPGVVATIAETEAGFDYRVREPTLSPAGGDALDAIFDHFADANLARPLTREAAQERMAAGFDPKYRRIVDRLTDLPPEARRRVEYHALRDLRCLDELTPLALDEGIEVGDTAGEYLVVHTDDYAPADTDCPADARFLERFASERVETHTVDFREFQVPVVVYREHLLANDSFTTKYAVLEPDLLPGDEELIQECKDRIWETNVDGVVEDRAGFVRERARTFLSRRLTARNTRAWLDAARYRVRTALAEYDLAVPPVDRRFSTDRLSDLVYYVMRDFVGHGKLTVPIRDDLLEDIEANRVGERIKVVPRGREIGHGERAPTNLAFEDEETFANVVTQMAASDGTELNASNPSAKVNLQPEGVPEEVTIRAAVALGVISENGPHISIRKQAPEAMTPVDLLDSQSLSTEIVTLLWQAYEHHGVVLFSGPTGTGKTTLMNSHMPFIPYRDRPISIDEGSREVRLPHETGVSLTTRDHESDYKRVTMADLMTECNYLNPDVEVIAEINTPASFQTFAESLNTGHGIIGTTHAEDVEKLVNRVIEQGLPPYLLRELDLVVFPRNVDGERYVGEVVELLTESEFADLDAERARCGAIEKDETTVYWNTVAWRDTEGEFHLAGETDHAGANGDAAGDAHRFRFLDRLAERTDRPVEEVEAEFHRKHRYVQYMAQEGMDDFQELFAFLADLRNDEAATVEHAKRKQV is encoded by the coding sequence ATGACCGACTCGCAGGGCCGCGCCGCCGACGCCGCCGGGACCGGCGACCCGCCGACCGGCGACTCGTCGCTCGGTCGCGTCCCGCCGCCGAAACCGCCCGACGACGCCGACGCGTGGTACGCGCCCGAGGTCCGCTCGCAGTACGAACTCCACCCCGGCGTCGTCGCCACCATCGCGGAGACCGAAGCCGGGTTCGACTACCGCGTCCGAGAGCCCACCCTCTCGCCCGCGGGCGGAGACGCGCTCGACGCCATCTTCGACCACTTCGCCGACGCGAACCTCGCGCGGCCGCTGACCCGCGAGGCCGCCCAGGAACGGATGGCCGCCGGCTTCGACCCGAAGTACCGGCGTATCGTGGACCGGCTGACCGACCTGCCGCCCGAGGCCCGACGGCGCGTCGAGTACCACGCGCTCCGTGACCTGCGGTGTCTGGACGAGTTGACGCCGTTGGCGTTAGACGAGGGCATCGAGGTCGGCGACACCGCGGGCGAGTACCTGGTCGTCCACACCGACGACTACGCGCCCGCCGACACCGACTGCCCGGCCGACGCCAGGTTTCTGGAGCGGTTCGCCAGCGAGCGCGTCGAGACCCACACCGTCGATTTCCGCGAGTTTCAGGTGCCGGTCGTCGTCTACCGCGAGCATCTGCTGGCCAACGACTCGTTCACGACGAAGTACGCCGTGCTGGAACCCGACCTCCTGCCGGGCGACGAGGAGTTGATTCAGGAGTGCAAGGACCGCATCTGGGAGACCAACGTGGACGGCGTGGTCGAGGACCGCGCGGGATTCGTCCGCGAGCGCGCCCGGACCTTCCTCTCGCGGCGATTGACGGCGCGGAATACGCGGGCGTGGCTCGACGCTGCGAGGTATCGGGTCCGGACCGCCTTGGCGGAGTACGACTTGGCGGTGCCGCCCGTGGACCGCCGATTCTCGACCGACAGGCTCTCGGACTTGGTGTACTACGTGATGCGCGATTTCGTCGGCCACGGGAAACTGACGGTACCGATTCGGGACGACCTGCTGGAGGACATCGAGGCCAACCGCGTCGGCGAGCGCATCAAGGTCGTGCCGCGGGGCCGGGAAATCGGCCACGGCGAGCGCGCCCCGACCAACCTCGCCTTCGAGGACGAGGAGACGTTCGCCAACGTCGTCACGCAGATGGCCGCCAGCGACGGCACGGAACTCAACGCCTCGAACCCGAGCGCGAAGGTGAACCTCCAACCGGAGGGCGTGCCCGAGGAGGTCACGATTCGGGCAGCGGTCGCGCTCGGGGTCATCAGCGAGAACGGGCCGCACATCTCCATCCGGAAGCAGGCCCCCGAGGCGATGACGCCCGTGGACCTGCTGGACTCCCAGAGCCTCTCGACCGAAATCGTGACCCTGCTGTGGCAGGCCTACGAGCATCACGGCGTCGTGCTGTTCTCCGGGCCGACCGGCACGGGTAAGACGACGCTCATGAACTCGCATATGCCGTTTATCCCGTACCGTGACCGACCGATTTCCATCGACGAGGGGTCGCGGGAGGTCAGACTTCCGCACGAGACCGGCGTCTCGCTGACGACGCGGGACCACGAGAGCGACTACAAGCGCGTGACGATGGCCGACCTGATGACCGAATGCAACTACCTGAACCCCGACGTGGAGGTCATCGCCGAAATCAACACGCCCGCGAGTTTCCAGACGTTCGCGGAGAGTTTGAACACGGGCCACGGCATCATCGGGACCACCCACGCCGAGGACGTGGAGAAACTGGTGAACCGCGTCATCGAACAGGGCCTACCGCCCTACCTCCTCCGCGAGCTGGACCTCGTGGTGTTCCCGCGGAACGTGGACGGCGAGCGCTACGTCGGCGAAGTCGTGGAACTGCTCACCGAGTCGGAGTTCGCCGACCTCGACGCCGAACGGGCGCGCTGCGGTGCCATCGAGAAGGACGAGACGACGGTCTACTGGAACACCGTCGCGTGGCGCGACACGGAGGGCGAGTTCCACCTCGCGGGCGAGACGGACCACGCGGGGGCGAACGGAGATGCGGCAGGGGACGCACACCGGTTCCGGTTCCTCGACAGACTCGCCGAGCGGACCGACCGCCCCGTCGAGGAAGTCGAGGCCGAGTTCCACCGCAAGCACCGCTACGTCCAGTACATGGCGCAGGAAGGGATGGACGACTTCCAAGAGTTGTTCGCGTTCCTCGCCGATTTGCGCAACGACGAGGCCGCGACCGTCGAGCACGCGAAGCGGAAGCAAGTATGA
- a CDS encoding PadR family transcriptional regulator, whose translation MHDLTGFQRDLLYVIAGLDEPHGLAIKDELESYYEKEIHHGRLYPNLDTLVDKGFVEKGQRDRRTNFYTLNNRGERELDARREWESQYLTEELEAVQ comes from the coding sequence ATGCACGATTTGACCGGCTTCCAGCGTGACCTACTGTACGTCATCGCGGGGTTAGACGAACCGCACGGCCTCGCCATCAAAGACGAACTCGAATCGTACTACGAGAAGGAGATTCACCACGGCCGACTCTACCCGAACCTCGATACGCTCGTGGACAAGGGGTTCGTGGAGAAGGGCCAGCGCGACCGCCGGACCAACTTCTACACGCTGAACAACCGCGGCGAGCGAGAGCTCGACGCTCGCCGCGAGTGGGAGAGCCAGTACCTGACGGAAGAACTGGAAGCGGTCCAGTAG